One genomic segment of Nitrosopumilus sp. includes these proteins:
- a CDS encoding shikimate kinase, with product MVKAKATVHGAISLVNAIANKKGATLGIALKVESEVEATPGKGIIIQSENKSISSRLITKTIEKIIAKKDLEQNKITVTLDSEIPTGYGLKSSSAISSAVALACAKIFKPKLTDQQILLAGVDASIESKVSITGAYDDACSCYYGGFNVTDNARRKRVHFENGPSNLIAIIFIPKNRKRGNLKNLSSLSTVFEKAWELARKGNYWEAMTINGLATASILNSDPKIITNLIEKGALAASVSGNGPAIAAVTKKENESDIKKIFSTLEGNVIVSKISNKKAEVNEL from the coding sequence ATGGTAAAAGCAAAGGCCACTGTCCATGGAGCCATATCACTAGTTAATGCAATTGCAAACAAAAAAGGGGCCACGCTGGGCATAGCACTAAAAGTAGAGTCAGAAGTAGAAGCAACACCAGGTAAAGGCATCATCATTCAATCAGAGAACAAAAGCATTAGTTCTCGTCTAATTACTAAAACAATTGAAAAAATCATTGCAAAAAAAGATCTGGAGCAAAACAAGATTACAGTAACACTTGATTCAGAGATTCCAACAGGATATGGACTCAAAAGTTCAAGTGCAATATCATCTGCAGTAGCATTGGCATGTGCAAAAATCTTCAAACCAAAACTAACAGACCAACAAATTCTTCTTGCTGGAGTTGATGCATCAATTGAATCCAAAGTAAGCATTACTGGAGCATATGATGATGCATGTTCATGTTACTACGGAGGATTCAATGTTACAGATAATGCAAGAAGGAAAAGAGTTCATTTTGAAAATGGCCCTTCAAATTTAATTGCAATAATATTTATTCCAAAAAACAGAAAAAGAGGAAATCTAAAAAATCTTAGTTCATTATCTACTGTCTTTGAGAAAGCATGGGAACTTGCTAGAAAGGGAAACTATTGGGAGGCAATGACAATTAACGGATTGGCAACAGCATCAATATTAAATTCAGATCCCAAAATTATAACAAATTTAATAGAGAAAGGGGCACTTGCTGCATCAGTTTCAGGTAATGGACCAGCAATTGCTGCTGTAACAAAAAAAGAAAATGAATCAGATATTAAAAAAATATTTTCTACACTTGAGGGAAATGTAATCGTTTCAAAAATAAGTAACAAAAAGGCCGAAGTAAATGAGTTGTAA
- the aroE gene encoding shikimate dehydrogenase, producing the protein MGKSFAVIGDPIDHSLSPNIHSAAFRELNLDSSYIAYRIPVGELAEGIEGLKKIKIDGFNITIPHKVEMMKYLDKIDESCSLIGAVNTVKNMDGVLKGYNTDMDGFLDPLKKRSITIANKKVLLLGAGGAARAIVAGFAKEKAKSITIANRTLENAEKLSEFAKKIGLDSNPIKIEDVGDSAKDYDFIINATSIGLKNELSPISLKGINEKTIVYDIVYMPMNTDFIKKAKEEGATVIYGYEMLLGQAVRAFEIWHGIEAPYNAMKKALLGGV; encoded by the coding sequence ATGGGAAAATCATTTGCAGTAATTGGAGATCCTATTGATCACTCATTATCCCCTAACATTCACAGTGCAGCATTTAGAGAACTAAATTTGGATAGCTCCTACATTGCATATAGAATTCCCGTAGGAGAACTTGCAGAAGGAATTGAAGGATTAAAAAAAATAAAGATAGATGGATTTAACATTACAATTCCACATAAAGTTGAAATGATGAAATATCTAGATAAAATTGATGAGTCTTGTAGTTTGATTGGGGCAGTCAACACAGTAAAAAATATGGACGGAGTTCTAAAAGGATACAATACAGACATGGATGGGTTTTTAGATCCACTAAAGAAAAGAAGCATTACTATTGCAAACAAAAAAGTTCTTCTTCTTGGAGCAGGCGGAGCTGCAAGAGCAATCGTAGCAGGTTTTGCAAAAGAGAAAGCAAAAAGCATTACTATTGCAAACAGAACACTTGAAAATGCAGAAAAATTATCAGAGTTTGCAAAAAAGATTGGATTAGATTCCAATCCAATCAAAATTGAGGATGTAGGAGATTCTGCAAAAGATTATGACTTTATTATAAATGCAACATCAATTGGCCTCAAAAACGAATTATCACCAATTTCATTAAAAGGAATTAATGAAAAAACAATTGTGTATGACATTGTATATATGCCAATGAACACAGACTTTATCAAAAAAGCAAAAGAAGAAGGGGCAACTGTAATTTATGGTTACGAGATGCTATTGGGCCAAGCTGTTAGGGCCTTTGAGATTTGGCATGGCATAGAAGCACCTTATAATGCCATGAAAAAAGCACTGTTAGGAGGAGTTTGA
- the aroD gene encoding type I 3-dehydroquinate dehydratase has product MKYKTCVSIAEKTPKKVAQTLKIALKKSDYAEIRFDFLNPEKIPETIKMIKKDLKKSVCTLRPKNEGGRFTGNETERIAILKLIAEYNPFLLDVEFNTLQKNPSLAKYLKSTKTKLLVSWHDFKKTPSSENLKKKINQMSKFSSFVKIVSTAKSPNDSTRMLELYSKKGNNTLISFAMGDFGRISRILCLYLGSPYTYVSLGKPVAPGQFSVDEIKKITNLKQ; this is encoded by the coding sequence ATGAAATACAAAACATGTGTTTCAATTGCAGAAAAAACACCAAAAAAAGTAGCACAGACATTAAAAATTGCTTTAAAAAAATCAGATTATGCTGAAATAAGATTTGATTTTCTAAATCCTGAAAAAATTCCTGAAACAATCAAGATGATAAAAAAAGATCTTAAAAAATCTGTTTGCACATTACGTCCAAAAAATGAGGGAGGAAGGTTTACAGGAAATGAAACTGAAAGAATTGCAATTCTCAAATTAATTGCAGAATACAATCCATTCTTACTAGATGTAGAGTTTAATACATTACAAAAAAATCCATCTTTAGCAAAATATCTAAAATCAACTAAAACAAAATTACTTGTATCATGGCATGATTTTAAAAAAACACCAAGTTCAGAAAATCTAAAAAAGAAAATTAATCAAATGAGTAAATTCTCATCATTTGTAAAAATAGTAAGTACTGCAAAGTCACCAAATGATTCAACGAGAATGTTAGAATTGTATAGCAAAAAAGGCAATAATACTCTAATTTCGTTTGCCATGGGGGATTTTGGAAGAATATCAAGGATTTTGTGCCTATATTTGGGAAGTCCATATACATATGTCTCACTTGGAAAGCCAGTAGCACCAGGACAATTCAGTGTAGACGAAATTAAAAAAATCACAAATCTAAAACAATAA